Part of the Anopheles coluzzii chromosome 3, AcolN3, whole genome shotgun sequence genome is shown below.
CAGCACAAGGAGACGGATTTTCGCCTCAATGGGCCGAAAAGTACGATGGAGCAATCGGCCCCGGTGAACGTGTTCCAGCAGGAGCAGCTATACAATGGCGAGCAGGCCGTCGTGATACGGCGCTTCCTGGCGGTGGTCGGACTGTACTGTCGAATCTCGGACGAGCTGGTAGTGAAGCGATTGCTGGAGAAGGAGCTCGTGCTGCGACTCGCGAAGAATATGAAACGGATCAGTACCGCTGTAAGTAGGGAAGAggtgtttggtttggtgctTTTCTCCTTGCAAAATAGTATTCTGATGTGCATTGTTCCAACTTCGTTCAGATCATCCTGACGTCACTGCACGGACTGGTAACGGGTGCGGCTGCACTGCTCAACGGAATAAGCTTCCGCCCGCGAAGGTTCCTCCTGTACGGTGCGAGCGGTTCCCAGCTGATGGAACTATTCCGTTCGATCGTGCTGTGCCAACCCGATGCACCATCCTCGATGCTGCAGCTGTCCGACTTTCTACGCCGCCTGTCCCACATCACGGATGGCAGTGTGAACCATCTGCTCAATCGTCTCTGCATCAGCCATCATCCGGTCGAAAcgggtcagcagcagcagcagcaaggggaACAGCAACCCACAACATCCCGCCGACAGTATCGGTTAAAAACGATCAGCTTCTCACTGGGGACCTGCACGCTGCAGATGTACGCGGCACTGTTGGAGAATTCCGTCCGGCCACACGACCGGTACGAGGCGTGGCAGATGAAACCGTTGCTGACGAACACGGAAAATACGATCCACTTCCTGCGGAACGTGCTGCTGCATCCGGTTGGGTGGGTGAAATCGTTCTACGACCGAGAAGATCCGAACGAGTGTGAGCTTTGCCACATCCGGATGGTGTCGGCGTTCGTTACACTGCTGTTCCGGGTGTTGCTGTGCTGGAACCAGCAATCGGTTAAGGACGAAGAAGGTTTGCTTACCTTGTTGTTTGGCTTTTGCGCTCGAATAGCTTCATCATTTTCGCACTACTTTGCAGATGTATCGCACATTCATTGTATCGCCCGGCACGGTGTACTGTTGCTGTACGATCTGTTCCAGACGGCGTACCACAAGAAGCTGTTACGAATCGCAGGGCCCACCGTTCGGTACCGTCTACGGGTAACGTACAACTGGCTGCAGCTGTACCAGAAGGAGTTCAATTTCGATGACGTTCACAGTGAGTATAGGGCCTCCTGTTAATGTTTCTTATACTATCAAGCTATTTTGTTTCCAGTAAGAACCCTCGGCATGTTGGACATGCGGCTCCTAATGCCTGATCCGCTGCGCGCCTACCTGGAAGCGGAAAGCGACGATACGGAAGCTGAAAAGAAAGAGGCCGACAGTGAGGATGCGCGTAGAGCGGAAAGTAACGCAATCATGGAAGAGCTGTTTGCCGGCTTCTTCAATACTTACGCTAACAATAGTGCCACACTTTTATAATATATTTAATTGTATGCTTCGCAGCCTGTCCGCCTGCGGGACAACACACAGCATTATGTAGCGTATTTTCCTTTCACAGTGTGATTTtctctactgctgctgcagctgctcaCCGATGACATTGAATGTTGAGTGTTCGAAAAAACTTTATTCATCGTTTCATTAACACCAGCTTTATCCAGCGTATTTACACGAAAGATTCGTAAAATATTGTATTTGTATCGCCACCGGCCAGTCGTCGTCGTTTTCGATCGATTGGGAAACGGCGAAAACagaaaagcaattaaaatatttctcTCTACCATGGCTGCGACTGTCGCGTAAATcgtcctctttctctctcttctgcaTTCTCTCCAAACTAGTTCccgtcttcttttttgttctacaGTTAATTTTTCCAAGCCATTCTTTTCCTAGTCTTACCTACAAACTACGCAATATATAATCAACGAACTGTGTGTgaggaatttaaaaaaaatacatttagcTGTGTGACCTCCACGCGGCGGTCAAATTATCCTTTCcgccacacagcacagcaaccaaccaaccaggaACCAATCCAATGATGAATGTATCTGtgtacgtttgtgtgtttctgtggcCCCAGCGGATGGATTAACCACACAATGGGTTGTCGTTGTGTGTAAGCTTATTCAGCTTTGGTTTTCAATCGTTTTGGTTTATCCCCATTAGTAGTTCCCTGTCCCCCCCTATCTAATATGATATCGCGCCCAAGGCACGCTGCTCGCGTAATGGTATGAATAGGCTACACCCTCCCCCGCACACATACCCGCGGCCACAAGCATCTAGATCGGTTTGTAGAGCAGCGTGGTGACGTATTTCTTCCGGTAGCGATGCGTCGCGCTCAGCACCATGACACCGTCCTTGATCGAAAGGGCGTACAGGTGATTCAGCATGACGTGGTTCGGCTCGGGCAGCAGGGTCGGTTCGCACTGCGTGAAACAGGCATTGGAAGAAACGCGTTTAGTAAACGAGCATGATAAGACTGGAAACGGTTGCTTTCGACCAATTTCTTACCGATAGTGGAGTGTCCTTGTTGAGAATGACCTGCAGCAGATGGGGCGGCAGTACGGGCGGGCCCGATTCCTTGCCCCACGGTCTGGCCGTCGGTATGTCCTGGCCCCATTCCTTCGACTCGTCCTTGCCCGTGTCCTCGCTGTCCTTGGCCAGCGCTTGGAATACTTCAAAGTCGGACTGACGCACGGTGACGAGGTTGTTCGTGGTGCCAGCGTCattttctacatttttctGTGCATAAAAACCGGATTAGCTTTCCATTTGGAGGTAAGCAAAAAGGGTATCTCGTTCGCTTACCAGCTTCGGATCGTGCTTCCATTCGCCATCAACCAGAAACTTGTACTGATGGTCCCCCTCCGGGATGTTGATGATGGTCACAAAGTCGGCGTGCGATTTCACCATCGGCAGTACCTTCCACTGCGAGAACGTGCCGCTAATAAACACCTGCTTGCCACCGCCGTCCCACTTGAACACGGTCGGCAGCGTACTGGactgctcctcctcctgctgtgcatcatcatccgggccaccgccaccaccgcccgcTCCACCTGCAGGCGCCTCGGATGGGGTCGTTCCCTCGGACATGGTGCTGGAACGCTTCCGCGGCTCGCGGGCAAACTCCGGATCGGGCACGGACTTGGAGTACCCGTACGgttccacctcctcctccgtcGCGAACGGATACCCGTGGATGTGTGGCTTGCGGTCAAACACGAACGCCTGGTCGTCCTTCATCGGCGAGCCCGGGATGGGATCATTCGATCCGGATTTATGACGCTCCCTTGGCAAATTGCTACCTGCGTTTCCCATCCTGGCTACTCACGCACGAAAGGGGACAGCACGGAATGAACCAAAGCACACGGAACCAGATGGAAAAGGGAGCTGCAGCGAAGAAGATTTTGGATTTGGGCTCGCCTTGTTCTGTGAGCAAaatttttcccctttttgcgtGTTTTGCGTATTTTGGTGAATGTTTTTGTGCAGCGAGAAACACAGTGACAGCTGACAACCATCACAAAAGCAGGGGAGGTTGCATTCGTTTTCCGCTAGATGGCGCATGTgaaatgtgtgcgtgcgtgtgtgtgcgtgagagaTTGCGAACTGTCAAACCGAGACGGGCCCACAgccaaacaaaatacaaaacaaacggagAAAAATCGGCTTCCTTTCGGCGTTGTGCGCGAgtttttccccgttttttcCGCTGAAAAGTGCCGAGTGTCTGCCCTGGTGGAGCCATTTTACGGGTGTATCCGTTTTCCGATGGTGCTTGACCGAATGCGGTTGCTGTTAGGATGAAAGTCACAGTTAAAAGTAAGTACGGACAGCCCAAAAGAATGGCGGAACTTTTCCAGGGAGAATCTCGGAAACCCTGAAAGGAAGCACGCGCATCCCGGCAGCGTGGAAAACGTGCacgcgtgtgtgggtgtgtgtgtgtggcggcaGGAAAACTGTCATTTCGGAAAATTCGCTCAATTGAGCGTGTTTTTGTACGCATCCAGCTCGCAGGAAGAGAGAACCACACAGCCGCAGAGAGCGGGTTTGGAGTGGATGGAAAGGGgtccggggggggggggggtggttgaTGTTTATCGATTTTCCCGCAGTAGGTCCTTTTGCGTCACGTTGCGTCGGTGGTAGCAGCTAACGATTTTACACGAGCCTTTCTAAGCCAAAGCTTGTCCCGCTTTCCTTTTCAGGCTGGATGGGTGTCGCCGTCTGGAAATGGCTGGCCAACGATGACAACTGCGGCATCTGTCGTATGGCATTCGAGGGCTGCTGTCCGGACTGTGCCCTGCCCGGTGACGACTGTCCGCTCGTGTGGGGCGCCTGCTCCCACTGCTTCCACATGCACTGCATCGTGAAGTGGCTCAACTCGCAGGCCAACCAGCAGTGCCCGATGTGCCGACAGGCGTGGAAGTTTAACGACAAGTAGTGGGCAGCAAACGGGGGGTAGATGGTACGCTGTTCCGACCGAGGTGTTAACGCGTGGAATCGGTTTCCGGCGTTAGTAATAATCGTAAAGCTAAGGGTAATGATGAGCGCAAGGACTAGGTTGTAAGGAAAAATGCAGGTTTAAACGCGAGTAGTAACAGAGTAAAAGAGAGGCCCAAGTTGCCCCGGCGGACAGTATTCCCGGTGGAAGTGCAAATTGCGGTGTggcaagtgtgtttgtgtgttcatACAGTGTAGCAGTGAGTCGAGTCGGTTCGATATTTGGCCATATATTAGAAAATATAATCCTTATTCGTCTGGTGCGGTGTGCTTTTCCGGCAAGGTGCAAAAAAGGTGGAAAGAATACGTAACGAGTTGAAGATAAAGTGCTAATAAGTTGTTGAAGTGGTGGTTCGTTTCAATTTTACACCATAATCCCAGTACATACCGTGTAAGTGGCCCACGTGTTCTTAGACGAGCTGCCGGAGTGACCAGTCCTATCAATTCAGTAAGGTAGGTAAAATGGATTTgtacaaaaaacattaaattaattCCCTTAAATCAGCTTTATTATCTATCTTATCATTTGCTACACAACCGTTCCCCTTTTACAGCTGAAGTTTCAAACCCACAAACGCATCACTTTAATTGAAGCCAAAgcgaaggggaaaaaacaaaaggaattTTGCGAAACTagtccatacacacacataggcacAGGCACAGACACTGGCGTCATGCGAAACTAGGCCCAGGAGTGCGCTCTGTTATCTGTCCGTgttctttgttttaaaaataacaaagaatGTGCATCGAGCAGCACTACCTTTTGCCGGCTCGGTGCATGCGATGATGCACCTTAATGCTATTTGCACGTCGAACGACAGTGACGCAATACGACAGGCCGCGAAGAATTTGATCCAATTGTAAACCACCGCATAGCtggttaaattaattatattttaaacattaattcTTTTCAACATACAATTTccttttaacaaaaaaaggaagcaaaccgGTCCTTCACACACCGTAAACCTTTGGCTCGTCTTTAGCTTGCACACGcgctttaattattttaaacactTTGTCGGTaattagtttatttatttgccgCGTGCCGATgtcgggtggtggtggtgatggctgTGGCCCCCATTTTCTTCCGTCGGAATGcggcacaaaataaataaattgctcAATCGACGAGTTCGAGCCGagctagtagtagtagtagtagccgTGTTGCATCAGGTAGAGCAGCCAGCGGCACAACCACGGTGGCATAAAATCGttacttcctttccttccttcctgtaCCGATATTGCATTAAATGGCCGAGCGAAGGTGTAACAGCATGTGAAAATCGCTGGACGATGGTTTTCGCCGTTCGCCGGCAAAGGGTGCATTTTATCGCACCCACTTGCTTGCCCCCTCGCTGCATCGGCACAGGTGTGAATGGCCCAATAAAAGCCGGACGAGATTTGTTGCAGTGATTTGGAAAGATTTGGAgcatttaaaatgttttcctCTGTGGGAGAATTTTGGTTAAACAGATTAATGGTTTTTGTCTACATTTTTAGTAATCTCCGGAATGAAGCCATCTGTCCCGGTTCGGGTTGAAATGTTGATGTCAAGCGTCATATCGTCGAATAAACATCGT
Proteins encoded:
- the LOC120958036 gene encoding anaphase-promoting complex subunit 11; this translates as MKVTVKSWMGVAVWKWLANDDNCGICRMAFEGCCPDCALPGDDCPLVWGACSHCFHMHCIVKWLNSQANQQCPMCRQAWKFNDK
- the LOC120958035 gene encoding 5'-AMP-activated protein kinase subunit beta-2, encoding MGNAGSNLPRERHKSGSNDPIPGSPMKDDQAFVFDRKPHIHGYPFATEEEVEPYGYSKSVPDPEFAREPRKRSSTMSEGTTPSEAPAGGAGGGGGGPDDDAQQEEEQSSTLPTVFKWDGGGKQVFISGTFSQWKVLPMVKSHADFVTIINIPEGDHQYKFLVDGEWKHDPKLKNVENDAGTTNNLVTVRQSDFEVFQALAKDSEDTGKDESKEWGQDIPTARPWGKESGPPVLPPHLLQVILNKDTPLSCEPTLLPEPNHVMLNHLYALSIKDGVMVLSATHRYRKKYVTTLLYKPI